A window of Actinomadura viridis genomic DNA:
TGGTGGGCAAGACCGAGGGCAACGGCGGCGTCAACGACTACACCCGGCTGCTGGCCGACCGGGCGTTCCGCGAGGTCCTGCTGGCCAGGGGCACCCGGACCGAGGAGGAGGTCGCGCGGGTCCCGCTGGTGTGGTCGGGCGGCACCGACGGCGTGCTCAGCCCGCACGCCACCGTCTTCGCCACCGTGGACCCGGCCGCGGCCCCCGCCTCCGACGAGCCCCGGCTGTCGGTCGGCGTCGCGATGAGCGACATCATCGCGCCCGAGGACATCGGCCGTCCCGCCATGGTGGAGACCGTCGCCGCGGGCGTCCGCGAGGCCATGAAGATCGCCGGGATCGACGATCCGGCCGACGTGCACTACGTCCAGACCAAGACCCCGCTGCTCACCCTCGACACCATCAACGACGCCAGATCGCGGGGCCACGACGTGGTCACCGAGGACACCCTGAAGTCCATGGACATCTCCAACTCCACCACCGCGCTCGGCATCGCCGTCGCGCTGGGCGAGATCGAGATGCCGGAGGCGGGGCGGATCCACCGGGACCTGTCCCTGTACTCCTCGGTCGCGTCCTGCTCCTCGGGCGTGGAGCTGGACCGGGCCCAGATCGTCGTGGTCGGCAACGTCCGCGGCATCGGCGGCCGGTACCGGGCCGGGCACGCGGTGATGCGCGACGCCCTGGACGCCGACGGCATCTGGGCGGCGATCCGCTCGGCCGGGCTCGGCCTGCCCGACCGGCCGCACCCCGACGACCTGCGCGGCCGGCTGGTCAACGCGTTCATCAAGTGCGAGGCCGACCCGAGCGGCTCGGTCCGGGGCCGCCGCAACATCATGCTGGACGACTCCGACGTGCACTGGCATCGCCAGATCAAGGCGTGCGTCGGCGGCGTGGCCGCGTCCGTCACCGGTGACCCCGCCGTCTTCGTGTCCGTCGCCGCCGTCCACCAGGGCCCCTCCGGCGGCGGGACGGTGGCGGCGATCGTCGAGCCCTGACCGGCCGCGGCACGGGAGGTTATAGCCTCGTCACCGTGCCCGCACTGACCATTCCCGAGTCCCCGTTCCCCGACGACGACGGCGGCGCCGACCCGCGGCTGGCCGAGGCCCTGGCCGGATACGCGGCCGGCCGCGCCGGCGCGCGCGCCGTGCTGGAGCGGCTGGCCGGCGCGCGGCTGCTGGTCCCCGTCGTCGCCGTCCTCACCGAGGAGGAGGACGTCGCGCCCGGCGAGCTCCGGCGGGAGAAGTCCAGCGACATGGCGCTGCCCACCCTCATCGGCGAGGACGGCCGCCGCGGCGTGCTCGGCTTCACCTCGGCCGAGGCCATGCGAGCCTGGCGGGCCGACGCCCGCCCGGTCGCCGTGCACGCCCGGCAGGCGTGCCTGGCCGCGCTCGACGAGGGCGCGGACGCCCTGGTGGTGGACGTGGCGGGGCCGG
This region includes:
- a CDS encoding ring-opening amidohydrolase; translation: MPDPIEVRKIPIESVTDASGLARLIDDGVLEADRVLAVVGKTEGNGGVNDYTRLLADRAFREVLLARGTRTEEEVARVPLVWSGGTDGVLSPHATVFATVDPAAAPASDEPRLSVGVAMSDIIAPEDIGRPAMVETVAAGVREAMKIAGIDDPADVHYVQTKTPLLTLDTINDARSRGHDVVTEDTLKSMDISNSTTALGIAVALGEIEMPEAGRIHRDLSLYSSVASCSSGVELDRAQIVVVGNVRGIGGRYRAGHAVMRDALDADGIWAAIRSAGLGLPDRPHPDDLRGRLVNAFIKCEADPSGSVRGRRNIMLDDSDVHWHRQIKACVGGVAASVTGDPAVFVSVAAVHQGPSGGGTVAAIVEP
- a CDS encoding SseB family protein, producing the protein MPALTIPESPFPDDDGGADPRLAEALAGYAAGRAGARAVLERLAGARLLVPVVAVLTEEEDVAPGELRREKSSDMALPTLIGEDGRRGVLGFTSAEAMRAWRADARPVAVHARQACLAALDEGADALVVDVAGPVPFAVDGPRLRLLAEGRPVPAPHEDPEVLAAVEAAFGPEEAVTGVRVGPGENAELAIRFSVAPGGDERDAVRRVSERLAERLRGRVAGGVELTLVRG